From the genome of Candidatus Acidiferrales bacterium:
GGCGCCGGGACGAGCGGCCGGCTGGGCCTGCTCGACGCCGCCGAGTGCCCGCCCACCTTTAATACTTCGCCGGACATGGTTCGGGCGGTCCTTGCCGGCGGGCGTCGGGCGGTGACGCGCGCGGTCGAGGGCGCTGAGGATTCTTCTTCGCTGGGGCAGCGGGACATGCGCCGGCTGCGTTTGTCCAAGCGAGACGTTGTCGTCGGTCTGAGCGCCTCCGGAAACACGCCCTATACGGTCGCCGCGCTTGCCTTGGCTCGACGGAGAGGCGCCCAGACGGTGGCCGTTACCACCCACCCGCGCTCCAAGGCAGCCCTTCTGGCGGAGGTCTCGATTGCTCCCGTCGTCGGCCCCGAAGTCATCGCCGGCTCGACCCGGATGAAAGCGGGCACGGCTCAGAAGCTTGTCCTCAACATGCTTAGCACGGCTGCCATGATACGGCTGGGCTACACTTATGGCGGGTGGATGATCAACGTCCGCCGCACGAACCGCAAGCTCATGCGGCGCGCGGAGCGAATCCTGGAACAGACAACTGGCGTTGGCACGGCAGCCGCTCGCCGGGCTATGCGGCGCGCCGGCGGAAACACCCGGGTGGCGCTCATCATGCTCAAGCTGGGCTGCCCTGCCCGGGAGGCCAGGAGAAAGCTCGCTGAAGCCGGCGGTGAACTCCGCCGCGCCTTGGGCGAAATCGCACGTTAGGCCAGATGGATAAATTCATCATCCAGGGTGGAAGCAGGCTCGAAGGCGCGGTCACCGTGAGCGGCGCAAAAAATGCCGCTTTGCCCGCCATGGCCGCCGCCCTGCTCACCTCCGAACCGCTTGTGCTCGCGAACTGCCCGGCAGTGCGTGACATCGCCACCATGAGCCAACTGCTCGGCCATATGGGCGTGTGGGTGGAAAAGGACGCCCGCGACCCCCACCGCATCACCTTGCACGCGGAACGCATCGCTCGCCGAGAAGCTCCCTACGACCTTGTGCGAACGATGCGCGCATCGGTGCTGACGCTCGGGCCGCTGCTGGCGCGTTTTGGGCAAGCACGCGTTTCTCTTCCCGGCGGCTGCGCCATCGGCGCGCGGCCCATAGACCTCCATTTGAAGGCACTCGAGCAGCTCGGGGCCAGCGTCAAGACCGAACACGGCTACGTCGAGGCGCGGGCGGATGGCTTGCGCGGAACAAGAATTCTTTTTGACAGGATCACGGTAACCGGAACGGAAAACGTCATGATGGCGGCGGCGCTGGCAAGCGGCGAAACGGTGCTTGAGAATGCGGCGCGCGAGCCGGAGGTTGCCGACCTGGCCGAGTTGCTCGGCAAGATGGGAGCGAAGATTGACGGTGCCGGCACGTCAACCGTTCGCATTGCCGGCGCGGGCAAACTGCATGCGGCCGAGCACACCGTTATCCCCGATCGGGTCGAGGCAGGAACGCTTCTGGTGGCGGGAGGCATCACCGGCGGGGATCTCGAATTGCTCTCGTGCCGGCCCGACCATCTGACCGCGGTGATGGCCAAATTGCAAGACGCCGGAATCACCATCACCTCGACGGACGAGAAGAGCCTGCGTGTTCGCGCACCGGGGCGTTTGCAATCGGTGGACGTGACCACGGAGGAGTATCCCGGCTTCGCCACCGACATGCAGGCGCAATATATGGCCCTGATGACGCAGGCGGAAGGCGCCGCGGTGATCACGGAGACGATTTTTGAGAATCGTTTCCTCCACGCCAGCGAAATGGTCCGCATGGGCGCCGACATAACCATTGAGGGACGCCAGGCGATTGTGCGCGGCAAAACCCCGCTGAGCGGCGCGAACGTTATCGCCTCCGACCTCCGCGCCAGCGCTTCGCTCGTCCTGGCAGGGCTCGTCGCGAGCGGCGAGACGGTCGTGGACCGCGTCTATCATCTCGACCGGGGCTACGAACGCATCGAAGAACGGCTCAACTCCGTCGGCGCCCGCATCCGGCGCGTTCGATAACCTTAGCCTGTGATCTCGCAAGCGTTTCCCGGTGGCGGGTGCCACCGGGCTCAGCGACCATTCCAGGACGCGAGTAAGCTCCTGCACTCCAAACGGCACCAGTAACTATCGAAGATAGATGCGCGGGACGCGCTTGCTCACCGCGCAGAGAACGTCGTAGGGGACCGTCCGGGTAAGGGCGCTGATTTCTGCGGGCGTAACGCTGCAGTGGTCGGAATGCCCGATCAAGATCACTTCATCGCCAACCGCCGCTCCAGGAATCTCGGTGACATCCAGGAGGGTCAGGTC
Proteins encoded in this window:
- the murQ gene encoding N-acetylmuramic acid 6-phosphate etherase; amino-acid sequence: MIGEPLNPRAVRMDLESTRKVLRIIHSEDRKVPRAVAREIPRIARAVDMIVKALRQGGRLIYVGAGTSGRLGLLDAAECPPTFNTSPDMVRAVLAGGRRAVTRAVEGAEDSSSLGQRDMRRLRLSKRDVVVGLSASGNTPYTVAALALARRRGAQTVAVTTHPRSKAALLAEVSIAPVVGPEVIAGSTRMKAGTAQKLVLNMLSTAAMIRLGYTYGGWMINVRRTNRKLMRRAERILEQTTGVGTAAARRAMRRAGGNTRVALIMLKLGCPAREARRKLAEAGGELRRALGEIAR
- the murA gene encoding UDP-N-acetylglucosamine 1-carboxyvinyltransferase gives rise to the protein MDKFIIQGGSRLEGAVTVSGAKNAALPAMAAALLTSEPLVLANCPAVRDIATMSQLLGHMGVWVEKDARDPHRITLHAERIARREAPYDLVRTMRASVLTLGPLLARFGQARVSLPGGCAIGARPIDLHLKALEQLGASVKTEHGYVEARADGLRGTRILFDRITVTGTENVMMAAALASGETVLENAAREPEVADLAELLGKMGAKIDGAGTSTVRIAGAGKLHAAEHTVIPDRVEAGTLLVAGGITGGDLELLSCRPDHLTAVMAKLQDAGITITSTDEKSLRVRAPGRLQSVDVTTEEYPGFATDMQAQYMALMTQAEGAAVITETIFENRFLHASEMVRMGADITIEGRQAIVRGKTPLSGANVIASDLRASASLVLAGLVASGETVVDRVYHLDRGYERIEERLNSVGARIRRVR